A single Carnobacterium alterfunditum DSM 5972 DNA region contains:
- the liaX gene encoding daptomycin-sensing surface protein LiaX: MKQRERILELVKQGIISTEEALILLENAAKKEGKEAIKKEQAYTQTEEQKTTSTVPSENPEETQFEESNNIPEFPKSEEDVQNGGFSKEEQKDREQLEKILERLSNEASSYSVKLDEKNLEIAAIKSKLRLIQEKLMVLETKEDLEELNAEKLPEMKQMKNEVNELKAQLEDLEEDKAELENQLKTVKRKQWGTQKKQISEKFEIPEDWKETMDETLNQVTGRVVDTGNQFGKFMKNTFSTVMESMDWKDVNVRIPGLASTKFTHEFNYPESSASILDVKVANGNVLFKSWDSQDIKVEAEIKIYGKLDTATPLEAFEKRSTVEVTDEKMLFHVPNKRIRCDVTFYLPERIYDHTAINLLNGNVKFEDFEGKDFYVKCTNGNVFFQNLTATMLETDGVNGTVTVVDSTVRDLMVKSVNGGIVVQGEIKSGNLSTVNGTVKVTLEGENLTRMTASSVNGSVKVAFPKNYSIEGEAKSNLGTIQTRVENLETLKERKDRISQLLEFRRITDTQLLMLKLETTTGNILLKEAE, translated from the coding sequence ATGAAACAAAGAGAAAGAATACTTGAGCTAGTTAAGCAAGGAATTATCTCCACTGAAGAAGCTTTAATTTTATTAGAGAATGCAGCAAAAAAAGAAGGCAAAGAAGCAATCAAGAAAGAACAAGCGTATACTCAAACTGAAGAACAAAAAACTACTTCAACTGTTCCATCTGAAAATCCAGAAGAAACTCAATTTGAAGAGTCAAATAATATTCCTGAATTCCCAAAATCAGAAGAAGATGTTCAAAATGGAGGTTTTTCGAAAGAAGAACAAAAAGATCGCGAGCAGCTTGAAAAGATTTTAGAGAGGTTATCCAACGAAGCATCCTCTTACTCTGTTAAATTAGATGAAAAAAACTTGGAAATTGCTGCAATCAAAAGCAAACTTAGATTGATCCAAGAAAAGTTAATGGTGCTTGAAACAAAAGAAGATCTAGAAGAGTTAAATGCTGAAAAGTTACCAGAAATGAAGCAAATGAAAAACGAAGTCAATGAATTAAAAGCGCAACTAGAAGATTTAGAAGAAGATAAAGCGGAATTGGAAAATCAGTTGAAAACGGTGAAGAGAAAACAATGGGGAACACAAAAAAAACAAATTTCAGAAAAATTCGAGATACCTGAAGATTGGAAAGAAACAATGGACGAAACGTTGAACCAGGTAACGGGTAGAGTAGTAGACACTGGAAATCAATTTGGTAAGTTCATGAAAAATACCTTCTCAACCGTAATGGAAAGTATGGATTGGAAAGATGTAAATGTTCGTATTCCTGGTCTAGCTTCAACTAAGTTCACTCATGAATTTAATTATCCTGAAAGTTCTGCATCCATTCTAGATGTAAAGGTTGCAAACGGAAATGTATTATTTAAAAGTTGGGACAGTCAAGATATCAAAGTAGAAGCAGAGATTAAAATCTACGGCAAGTTAGATACAGCAACTCCTTTAGAAGCTTTTGAAAAACGAAGCACTGTTGAAGTAACGGACGAAAAAATGTTATTCCATGTTCCGAATAAACGGATACGTTGTGACGTAACCTTCTACCTTCCTGAAAGAATCTACGATCATACAGCAATCAATTTATTGAATGGAAATGTGAAATTTGAAGATTTTGAAGGAAAAGATTTTTATGTTAAATGTACGAATGGAAATGTATTTTTCCAAAATCTTACAGCTACAATGTTGGAAACAGATGGCGTCAATGGAACTGTTACAGTAGTTGATAGCACGGTGAGAGATTTAATGGTGAAAAGTGTAAACGGTGGAATCGTGGTACAAGGTGAAATCAAGAGCGGAAATCTGTCAACAGTTAATGGAACGGTAAAAGTTACGTTAGAAGGCGAGAACTTGACCCGTATGACAGCTTCTTCGGTCAATGGAAGTGTGAAAGTAGCTTTCCCTAAAAATTATAGTATCGAAGGCGAAGCAAAAAGTAATTTAGGAACCATTCAAACCCGTGTTGAAAATCTTGAGACTCTGAAAGAAAGAAAAGACCGTATAAGCCAACTGCTAGAGTTTAGAAGAATAACAGATACACAACTATTAATGTTAAAATTAGAAACAACAACAGGAAATATCTTATTGAAAGAAGCAGAATAA
- a CDS encoding PspC domain-containing protein — MKKLTKSRDNKMVSGVLAGIAEYFGFDPTLLRIIYGAATLIGAGSPFILYIVLAIVMPEAPMSNDPKDPTAHGFNQGNKQPEKPASRKEADKVEEEDWSDF, encoded by the coding sequence ATGAAAAAATTAACAAAATCAAGAGATAATAAAATGGTGAGTGGGGTACTAGCTGGAATTGCTGAATATTTTGGTTTCGACCCAACATTACTCCGCATTATTTATGGTGCAGCAACTTTGATTGGCGCGGGCTCACCTTTTATTCTTTATATCGTTCTGGCTATAGTAATGCCTGAAGCACCTATGTCTAACGATCCGAAAGATCCTACTGCTCATGGATTTAACCAAGGAAATAAGCAACCAGAAAAACCAGCATCACGCAAAGAAGCTGATAAAGTTGAAGAGGAAGACTGGAGTGACTTTTAG
- a CDS encoding phage holin family protein — protein sequence MRFLQKIIVNAVLFLALAGFLQNMFYVENIWVSLGASIVLALLNMAVKPVLFILSLPITILTLGLFTIVINAGMLSLTSAIVGSGFEFSSFGATMLIAMIVSLVNMLINNQLRQP from the coding sequence GTGAGATTTCTGCAAAAAATTATTGTTAATGCAGTGCTCTTCTTGGCCTTAGCCGGTTTTTTGCAAAATATGTTCTATGTGGAAAACATTTGGGTATCGTTAGGGGCTAGTATTGTACTGGCACTACTGAATATGGCTGTGAAACCGGTGTTGTTCATCTTGTCATTGCCCATTACGATATTAACTCTGGGATTGTTTACTATCGTTATAAATGCAGGAATGTTGAGTTTAACATCTGCCATCGTAGGGAGCGGTTTTGAATTTTCATCGTTTGGAGCAACTATGCTGATTGCTATGATAGTGTCATTAGTCAACATGTTGATAAATAACCAATTAAGACAACCTTAA
- the hprK gene encoding HPr(Ser) kinase/phosphatase produces MNKSVTVKKVVDSLGLKIHNGEEFLDREILTEDISRPGLELTGYFNYYPQNRIQLFGKTEISFSEQMTSDERLIVMQKMCQPDTPAFLVSRGLTPPKELIQATTEKGIPLLGSKQSTTRLSSNLTNFLEAQLAERISMHGVLVDIYGMGVMIIGDSGVGKSETALELIQRGHRLVADDRVEMYMMDDRKIVGEPPEILSHLLEIRGIGIIDVVNLFGVGSIRLNKVVNLVVNLELWDKERTYDRLGSGDEKERILDVDVPKISIPVKTGRNLAVIIESAAMNTRAKNMGYNATETFERNLENLIKKNSLEQ; encoded by the coding sequence ATGAACAAAAGTGTAACTGTAAAAAAAGTAGTAGACTCGCTGGGTTTGAAAATACATAACGGAGAGGAATTTCTTGATCGTGAAATTTTAACAGAGGATATTTCACGACCAGGTTTAGAACTTACTGGATATTTTAATTATTATCCTCAAAATCGTATTCAATTATTCGGCAAAACAGAAATATCATTTTCTGAACAAATGACCAGTGATGAACGTCTGATCGTAATGCAAAAAATGTGTCAGCCGGATACCCCTGCTTTTCTTGTTTCAAGAGGTTTAACACCTCCAAAAGAATTGATCCAAGCAACTACTGAAAAAGGTATTCCTTTACTTGGTTCTAAGCAATCCACTACAAGGTTATCGAGTAATCTAACAAATTTTCTAGAAGCACAGTTGGCTGAACGAATATCTATGCATGGTGTATTAGTAGATATATACGGAATGGGTGTCATGATCATTGGAGACAGCGGCGTCGGTAAAAGTGAAACAGCCTTAGAATTGATTCAAAGAGGACACCGTTTAGTAGCAGATGACCGTGTTGAAATGTACATGATGGATGATAGGAAAATTGTAGGAGAACCACCTGAAATTTTGAGTCATTTACTTGAAATTCGCGGAATCGGTATTATAGATGTTGTGAATTTGTTTGGTGTTGGTTCAATTCGGTTAAATAAGGTAGTTAATTTAGTAGTTAACCTAGAATTATGGGATAAAGAAAGAACGTACGATAGACTTGGCAGCGGAGATGAAAAGGAACGAATTTTAGATGTGGATGTTCCAAAAATTTCAATCCCTGTTAAAACGGGACGAAATTTAGCTGTTATTATTGAAAGTGCAGCTATGAACACAAGAGCAAAAAATATGGGGTATAATGCCACTGAAACATTTGAACGGAATTTAGAAAATTTAATCAAAAAAAATTCACTTGAGCAGTAA
- the lgt gene encoding prolipoprotein diacylglyceryl transferase, with the protein MNSFLGIIDPIAFSLGPLEIYWYGVIIALSIFSAIFLSTREAEKRGIEGDHVVDMALWALPIAFIGARLYYVLFELGYYLENPGQILAIWNGGIAIYGGLIAGGLTVYWYTKKKSIPIWLMLDILAPNVLLAQAIGRWGNFMNQEAHGGEITRSFLEKLFLPEFIINQMEINGVYYHPTFLYESLWSLAGFILIIVLRNKNHLLRQGEVTLSYVLWYSFGRFFIEGLRTDSLWIFDLIRVSQALSLVFFVAAIYLWIHRRGDYPPVPYYTDGMKQQKKNKLSKKSK; encoded by the coding sequence ATGAACAGTTTTTTAGGGATTATTGATCCGATAGCCTTTTCACTTGGACCTTTGGAAATTTATTGGTACGGAGTCATTATAGCTTTAAGTATATTTTCAGCTATTTTTCTAAGCACACGCGAAGCAGAAAAAAGAGGGATCGAAGGAGATCATGTCGTGGATATGGCTCTTTGGGCCTTGCCAATCGCTTTTATTGGAGCACGATTGTATTATGTGTTGTTTGAATTAGGTTATTATCTTGAAAATCCCGGCCAGATCTTGGCGATTTGGAACGGTGGTATAGCGATTTATGGCGGCTTGATTGCTGGCGGATTAACGGTGTACTGGTATACAAAAAAGAAAAGCATTCCAATATGGCTGATGCTAGATATTTTGGCGCCTAACGTTTTGCTTGCTCAAGCTATTGGCCGCTGGGGAAATTTTATGAACCAAGAAGCACATGGTGGAGAAATAACTAGATCATTTTTAGAAAAATTATTTTTACCTGAGTTTATTATCAATCAAATGGAAATCAACGGCGTTTACTATCACCCTACTTTTCTCTACGAATCATTATGGAGCTTAGCAGGCTTTATTTTGATTATTGTATTGCGCAATAAAAACCATTTACTGCGACAAGGTGAAGTTACATTGAGTTACGTACTGTGGTATTCATTTGGACGTTTCTTTATTGAAGGTCTTAGAACAGACAGTTTATGGATCTTCGATCTAATTCGTGTGTCTCAAGCCTTATCATTAGTCTTCTTTGTAGCAGCGATATATCTATGGATCCATAGAAGAGGAGATTATCCGCCGGTCCCGTATTACACAGATGGAATGAAGCAACAAAAAAAGAATAAGCTTTCAAAAAAAAGCAAGTAA
- a CDS encoding NAD(P)H-dependent glycerol-3-phosphate dehydrogenase, which produces MSKKVAVLGAGSWGTALAMVLEENGNDVCLWSHKAKQADEINFKHTNKLYLPSAVLAANIRATSHIEEAIKDAEVIVFVIPTKAIREVAKTVAPLLTKPTVIVHASKGLEQESHKRISEILEEEIPESKRQAVVALSGPSHAEEVAVKDLTTITAASTNEKAAKVVQDLFMNDYFRVYTNNDIIGVELGAALKNIIAVGAGALQGLGYGDNAKAALMTRGLAEISRLGVAFGADPMTFIGLSGLGDLIVTCTSVHSRNWRAGHMLGKGNSLKEVLESMGMVVEGIATTKAAYELAKQKEIEMPITAAIYEVLYNGANVEDIIVSLMKRDGKSEA; this is translated from the coding sequence ATGTCAAAGAAGGTAGCTGTTTTAGGAGCAGGTTCTTGGGGAACGGCTTTAGCAATGGTGTTAGAAGAAAATGGAAATGATGTTTGCTTATGGAGCCATAAAGCGAAACAAGCAGATGAAATCAATTTTAAACACACTAACAAACTTTATTTGCCCTCTGCTGTTTTAGCAGCGAATATTAGAGCAACTTCTCATATTGAGGAAGCGATCAAGGATGCAGAGGTCATAGTTTTTGTGATCCCAACAAAAGCGATTCGTGAGGTGGCAAAAACCGTAGCGCCCCTTTTAACTAAGCCAACGGTCATTGTTCATGCAAGTAAAGGTTTGGAGCAAGAGAGTCATAAACGTATTTCAGAAATTTTAGAAGAAGAAATCCCGGAAAGTAAACGACAAGCAGTTGTAGCTTTATCCGGTCCTAGTCACGCTGAAGAAGTAGCAGTCAAGGATTTAACAACAATTACAGCAGCTTCAACAAATGAAAAGGCTGCTAAGGTAGTACAGGACTTATTCATGAATGATTACTTTAGGGTATATACAAATAACGATATTATTGGGGTTGAACTAGGTGCTGCTTTGAAAAACATCATTGCAGTAGGAGCTGGAGCATTGCAAGGATTAGGCTATGGCGATAATGCAAAAGCTGCTTTGATGACTAGAGGATTGGCTGAAATAAGCCGTTTAGGGGTCGCTTTTGGAGCAGATCCTATGACTTTTATAGGGTTAAGCGGTTTAGGAGACTTGATCGTTACTTGTACAAGTGTTCATTCTAGAAACTGGCGAGCTGGTCACATGTTAGGCAAAGGCAACAGTTTGAAGGAAGTTCTTGAAAGTATGGGGATGGTTGTAGAAGGAATTGCAACGACAAAAGCAGCCTATGAATTAGCCAAGCAAAAAGAAATTGAAATGCCAATTACTGCAGCAATTTACGAAGTATTGTATAATGGAGCTAACGTGGAAGACATCATCGTTTCTTTAATGAAACGGGATGGTAAATCGGAAGCATGA
- the galU gene encoding UTP--glucose-1-phosphate uridylyltransferase GalU, whose product MQKVRKAVIPAAGLGTRFLPATKAMAKEMLPIVDKPTIQFIVEEAINSGIEDILIVTGKSKRPIEDHFDSNPELEANLKSKGKMELLELVEETTGLNLFFVRQSYPKGLGDAVLQAKAFVGNEPFVVMLGDDLMEDEVPLTKQLINGYDKTHASNIAVMKVPHEETSKYGIIDVEGQVDETTYNVRRFVEKPKPEDAPSDLAIIGRYLLTPEIFDILETQEPGAGNEIQLTDAIDTLNKTQRVFAHEFKGIRYDVGDKFGFLKTSIQYGLKHPEIKDSLNEYIIELGKKLEKE is encoded by the coding sequence ATGCAAAAAGTACGTAAAGCGGTTATCCCGGCAGCAGGATTAGGAACAAGATTTTTACCAGCAACAAAAGCAATGGCTAAAGAAATGTTACCGATCGTAGATAAACCAACGATTCAATTTATCGTCGAAGAAGCAATCAATTCAGGGATTGAAGATATTTTGATTGTAACGGGAAAAAGTAAACGACCTATTGAAGATCACTTTGACTCTAATCCAGAACTGGAAGCTAATTTAAAATCTAAAGGTAAAATGGAACTATTAGAATTAGTTGAAGAAACAACGGGCTTGAATTTGTTTTTTGTCCGCCAATCGTATCCAAAAGGTTTGGGCGATGCTGTCTTGCAAGCTAAAGCATTTGTTGGAAATGAGCCATTCGTCGTTATGCTTGGAGATGACTTAATGGAAGACGAGGTCCCATTAACGAAACAATTGATCAATGGGTATGACAAAACGCATGCATCCAATATTGCAGTTATGAAAGTACCGCATGAAGAAACATCTAAATATGGGATCATTGATGTTGAAGGGCAAGTAGATGAAACAACGTATAATGTGCGTCGTTTTGTTGAAAAACCAAAACCGGAAGATGCGCCAAGTGATTTAGCGATTATTGGTCGTTATTTATTAACTCCTGAAATTTTTGATATTTTAGAAACACAAGAACCAGGAGCTGGAAATGAAATCCAATTAACAGATGCGATCGATACCTTAAATAAAACACAACGTGTATTTGCTCATGAGTTCAAAGGGATTCGTTACGATGTTGGAGATAAATTTGGGTTTTTAAAAACAAGTATTCAATATGGCTTAAAACATCCAGAAATTAAAGATTCGTTAAATGAATACATTATTGAATTAGGTAAAAAATTAGAAAAAGAATAA
- a CDS encoding tetratricopeptide repeat protein, with translation MTEIENQKATIIEVIPTSEFYFQRGITAFQKNEMDRAKKYFLRAVTLSKNEEESIFASCQLAICCQHTGDYNESIEILDELIEKNGDIFAEAYYFQANNYAFKDDLEQSLILVEQYLALDPEGDFVEEASELQETLKMELNEI, from the coding sequence ATGACTGAAATAGAAAATCAAAAAGCGACGATCATAGAAGTAATTCCGACAAGTGAATTCTATTTTCAACGCGGAATAACCGCATTTCAAAAAAATGAAATGGATCGTGCAAAGAAATACTTCTTACGAGCGGTAACGTTATCTAAAAATGAAGAGGAAAGTATTTTTGCCTCTTGTCAGTTAGCTATCTGTTGTCAACATACCGGCGATTATAATGAATCAATTGAAATTTTAGATGAATTAATTGAAAAAAACGGCGATATTTTTGCGGAGGCTTATTATTTTCAAGCAAATAATTATGCCTTTAAAGATGATTTAGAACAGTCATTGATATTGGTAGAACAGTATCTTGCACTTGATCCAGAGGGTGATTTTGTTGAAGAAGCATCAGAGCTGCAAGAAACACTCAAAATGGAATTGAATGAAATTTAA
- the trxB gene encoding thioredoxin-disulfide reductase — protein METEEKIYDVVVIGSGPAGMTAALYASRSNLSTLMLERGLPGGQMNNTAEIENYPGFNSILGPELSEKMFEGSKQFGTEYAYADVQEIQQGIEYKTIIAGKKTFKTRSIVIATGAEYRKLGISGENEYNGRGVSYCAVCDGAFFRNKELVVIGGGDSAVQEGTYLTQFAKKVTIVHRRDELRAQKILQDRAFKNEKIDFIWDSIVESIYGDDNKVTGVKIRNVHTNEVQEFAADGAFVYVGILPNTDKFRDLGITDEEGWIPTNETMESLQTGIFAVGDVRLTPLRQVATAVGDGSLAGNAVFHYVEKLKESLEGKVINQK, from the coding sequence ATGGAAACAGAAGAAAAAATCTATGATGTAGTCGTGATTGGAAGCGGCCCAGCTGGAATGACAGCTGCTCTATATGCTTCAAGATCTAATTTATCAACGCTTATGTTGGAACGCGGATTACCTGGTGGACAAATGAACAATACGGCAGAAATAGAAAATTATCCTGGATTCAATAGTATTTTAGGACCAGAATTATCTGAAAAAATGTTCGAGGGTTCAAAACAATTTGGAACAGAATATGCTTATGCAGATGTTCAAGAAATCCAACAAGGGATAGAATACAAAACTATTATTGCTGGAAAAAAAACCTTTAAAACACGTTCAATTGTTATAGCAACGGGTGCAGAATATCGTAAATTAGGTATCAGTGGCGAGAATGAGTACAATGGCCGTGGAGTGTCTTATTGTGCCGTTTGTGATGGAGCTTTCTTCCGTAACAAAGAATTAGTAGTCATTGGCGGAGGAGACTCTGCTGTTCAAGAAGGAACGTATTTAACTCAATTTGCAAAAAAAGTAACGATCGTTCACCGTCGTGATGAGTTAAGAGCCCAAAAAATTCTGCAAGACAGGGCATTTAAAAACGAAAAAATTGATTTTATCTGGGATTCTATTGTAGAAAGTATTTATGGTGATGACAATAAAGTAACGGGTGTCAAAATTAGAAATGTTCATACAAATGAAGTGCAAGAATTTGCTGCAGATGGCGCATTTGTTTATGTTGGTATTCTGCCAAATACGGATAAATTCAGAGACTTAGGAATCACAGACGAAGAAGGTTGGATTCCAACAAATGAAACGATGGAATCTTTACAAACTGGGATTTTTGCAGTAGGAGATGTCCGTTTAACACCTTTACGTCAGGTTGCAACAGCGGTTGGCGATGGCAGCTTGGCCGGTAATGCCGTTTTTCATTATGTTGAAAAATTGAAAGAAAGTTTAGAAGGAAAAGTAATCAATCAAAAATAA
- a CDS encoding phospho-sugar mutase, which produces MSWRETYQLWENFNDLETELKNELKSLKDDSDTLEDAFYAPLEFGTAGMRGIIGAGVNRMNAYTVRQATEGLALFMDSLGEETKKRGVAIAYDSRHKSPEFAIEAAKTLGAHGIPAFVFESLRPTPELSFAVRHLNAFAGIMVTASHNPAEYNGYKVYGEDGGQMPPKEADALTAYVRSVKNMLEIKVLSREDLEAQGLLTIIGEEVDSEYLENIKSVTVNPELVKEMSKEMKLVYTPLHGTGKMIGERALKNAGFESIYLVPEQAEADPDFPTVKSPNPEEPGAFEYAIKLGKEIDADVLVATDPDADRLGIAVKTSEGHYEVLTGNQIASLMLHYLLTAHKEAGTLPGNGVVLKSIVSSELPTQIAESFNVQMVDVLTGFKFIAEKIKQYESDGSKTFLFGFEESYGYLVSPFVRDKDAIQALVLIAEVAAYYKKSGDTLYDGLKRILYDYGYFKEKTISISMQGITGAEKIKALMVKFREESPKEFAGIAVECVEDFSIGKRTLQDGTIEEIDLPAADVLKYKLVDNSWIAVRPSGTEPKIKFYIGAFDDSGVEIERKVVLLEESINSFVNE; this is translated from the coding sequence ATGAGCTGGAGAGAGACTTATCAACTTTGGGAAAATTTTAACGACTTAGAAACCGAATTAAAAAATGAATTAAAATCTTTAAAGGATGATTCGGATACATTAGAAGATGCATTCTATGCTCCTCTAGAATTTGGAACTGCGGGAATGCGCGGTATTATTGGTGCCGGTGTCAACCGTATGAATGCTTATACTGTTAGACAAGCAACGGAAGGATTGGCTCTTTTCATGGATAGCCTCGGAGAAGAAACAAAAAAACGCGGAGTTGCCATCGCGTATGATTCAAGACATAAATCACCAGAATTTGCTATAGAAGCTGCAAAGACACTGGGAGCACATGGAATCCCAGCTTTTGTTTTTGAGAGTCTTCGACCAACACCAGAACTATCCTTTGCTGTTCGTCATCTAAATGCATTTGCAGGTATCATGGTTACAGCAAGTCACAACCCAGCAGAATATAATGGGTATAAAGTGTACGGAGAAGATGGTGGTCAGATGCCTCCTAAAGAAGCGGATGCTTTAACAGCATATGTTCGCAGCGTCAAAAATATGCTTGAAATCAAAGTATTATCGAGAGAAGATCTTGAAGCTCAAGGATTGCTTACGATTATTGGTGAAGAGGTAGATAGCGAGTACTTAGAAAATATAAAAAGTGTTACCGTTAATCCAGAACTAGTGAAAGAAATGAGCAAAGAGATGAAATTAGTCTATACGCCGCTTCATGGAACTGGAAAAATGATAGGCGAAAGAGCTTTGAAAAATGCCGGTTTTGAATCTATATATCTTGTTCCAGAACAAGCTGAAGCAGACCCTGATTTTCCAACTGTTAAATCGCCTAATCCTGAGGAACCAGGTGCATTTGAATACGCGATTAAATTAGGTAAAGAAATAGACGCTGACGTATTAGTGGCGACAGACCCAGATGCTGATCGTTTGGGGATAGCAGTTAAGACATCTGAAGGCCATTACGAAGTATTGACCGGAAATCAGATTGCGAGCTTGATGTTGCATTATTTATTGACTGCACATAAAGAGGCTGGAACATTACCGGGAAATGGTGTCGTACTTAAATCAATCGTTTCAAGTGAATTGCCTACACAAATTGCCGAAAGTTTTAATGTTCAAATGGTAGATGTGTTAACAGGTTTTAAATTTATTGCTGAAAAAATCAAGCAATATGAATCGGATGGAAGCAAAACCTTTTTATTCGGTTTTGAAGAAAGCTACGGTTACCTTGTATCACCATTTGTACGTGATAAAGACGCCATTCAAGCTCTTGTATTGATTGCAGAAGTGGCTGCTTATTACAAAAAAAGCGGAGATACGTTATATGACGGATTAAAAAGAATTCTTTATGATTATGGCTACTTTAAAGAAAAAACGATTTCAATCAGCATGCAAGGAATCACCGGAGCTGAAAAAATAAAAGCACTAATGGTAAAATTCCGTGAAGAATCACCAAAAGAATTTGCAGGCATTGCGGTAGAATGTGTAGAAGATTTTTCAATCGGCAAACGCACGCTGCAAGATGGCACGATAGAAGAAATCGATTTACCTGCAGCAGATGTGTTGAAATACAAATTGGTAGATAACAGTTGGATCGCTGTTCGACCTTCTGGAACTGAACCAAAAATCAAATTTTATATTGGGGCATTTGATGACTCAGGTGTCGAAATTGAACGTAAAGTTGTTCTGCTAGAAGAAAGTATTAATTCATTCGTAAACGAATAA
- the rapZ gene encoding RNase adapter RapZ codes for MVDSLQLVILTGMSGAGKTVAMQSFEDMGYFCVDNMPPSLLPKFWELVKESGKLTKIALVIDLRSRAFFEEIVKALESMDNTSLVTTKIVFLDASDEELVSRYKETRRTHPLAMSGRVIVGIKKERELLEEIKGRAQIVIDTSKLTPRQLREKINSDFKTADTELFRIEMVSFGFKYGLPIDADVVMDVRFLPNPHYIDNLRPLTGVDKPVYDYVMKQPETEMFYRKFTDLLEYILPGYKKEGKNNVTIAIGCTGGRHRSVALVERIAQKIKIDGYPVHITHRDKGKVKESVNRS; via the coding sequence ATGGTAGATAGTCTACAATTAGTCATTCTTACTGGAATGAGTGGAGCAGGCAAAACAGTAGCAATGCAAAGTTTTGAGGACATGGGTTATTTTTGTGTGGATAACATGCCACCAAGCTTATTACCGAAATTTTGGGAACTAGTTAAAGAATCAGGGAAATTAACAAAAATTGCTTTAGTGATCGATTTACGTTCGAGAGCTTTTTTTGAAGAAATTGTAAAAGCTTTAGAATCAATGGATAATACATCTCTTGTCACGACAAAAATCGTTTTTTTAGATGCTAGTGATGAGGAATTGGTGTCTCGTTATAAAGAAACCCGTCGAACACACCCATTAGCAATGAGTGGGCGCGTTATCGTAGGCATAAAAAAAGAGCGAGAATTATTAGAAGAAATAAAAGGTCGGGCGCAAATTGTTATCGATACTTCGAAATTAACACCGCGTCAATTAAGAGAAAAAATCAATAGTGATTTTAAAACGGCTGATACCGAGTTATTTAGAATTGAAATGGTCTCATTTGGATTTAAATATGGATTACCTATTGATGCAGATGTCGTTATGGATGTTCGCTTTTTACCTAACCCTCATTACATCGATAATTTGAGACCGTTGACCGGGGTGGATAAGCCTGTATATGACTACGTGATGAAACAGCCAGAAACGGAAATGTTTTACCGTAAATTCACAGATTTATTGGAGTATATTTTACCAGGCTACAAAAAAGAAGGTAAAAATAATGTAACGATCGCCATTGGCTGTACAGGTGGGAGACACCGTTCAGTAGCTTTAGTAGAACGCATTGCACAAAAAATTAAAATTGATGGCTATCCAGTTCATATTACTCATCGAGATAAAGGAAAGGTTAAAGAATCGGTGAATCGTTCATGA